The Thiomonas sp. FB-Cd genome includes a window with the following:
- a CDS encoding aminoglycoside phosphotransferase family protein yields MADFPPAPADRTQPVPPPETQAGVESLGAGGAADARIQAICTWLATAPAGLHADATTLQPASSDASFRRYFRVHMQKPPATTLIVMDAPPGREDIEPFLRVATLLRAGGLSAPKILASSVERGLVLLSDFGSTTYLKALQGARAEGDLSRCDALMRDALTALVRLQGIGAPDLPLYDASRLRAELELFPQWYVARHVGAELSVAERNALQGIFDALLANNLAQPCVLVHRDYHSRNLMVLEADQELGNPGVLDFQDAVRGPITYDLVSLLRDAYISWPEEQQLDWAIRWWEQARKAGLPVDSDFSVFYRDFEWMGLQRHLKVLGIFARLFYRDGKADYLAELPTVMGYVRPVAARYREFTPLLRLLDRLQGLAVQTAYTF; encoded by the coding sequence ATGGCCGACTTCCCACCCGCACCAGCTGACCGAACCCAACCCGTGCCACCCCCCGAGACCCAAGCCGGCGTCGAGTCGCTGGGTGCGGGCGGTGCTGCCGATGCCCGCATCCAGGCCATCTGCACGTGGCTCGCCACGGCACCGGCCGGCCTGCACGCCGATGCCACGACCTTGCAGCCTGCGTCCAGCGATGCCAGCTTTCGGCGTTATTTCCGCGTGCACATGCAAAAGCCGCCGGCAACCACGCTCATCGTCATGGATGCGCCCCCTGGCCGTGAGGACATTGAGCCTTTCCTGCGAGTCGCCACACTGCTGAGGGCTGGCGGGCTTTCCGCACCCAAGATCCTGGCAAGCAGCGTCGAACGCGGTCTGGTGCTGCTGAGCGACTTTGGCTCCACCACCTATCTCAAAGCCTTGCAGGGCGCACGCGCCGAAGGCGACCTGTCACGCTGCGATGCACTGATGCGTGATGCGCTGACCGCGCTAGTGCGCCTCCAGGGCATCGGCGCACCCGACCTCCCCCTGTACGATGCAAGCCGGCTGCGCGCCGAGCTTGAGCTGTTCCCCCAGTGGTATGTGGCCCGCCATGTTGGTGCGGAGCTCTCGGTGGCCGAACGCAACGCACTGCAGGGCATTTTCGATGCGCTCCTGGCCAACAACCTGGCCCAGCCATGCGTGCTCGTCCACCGCGACTACCACAGTCGCAACCTGATGGTGCTCGAAGCTGACCAGGAGCTGGGCAACCCGGGCGTGCTCGACTTCCAGGACGCCGTGCGTGGCCCGATCACCTACGACCTGGTCTCGCTGCTGCGCGACGCCTACATCAGCTGGCCCGAGGAGCAGCAGCTCGACTGGGCCATCCGCTGGTGGGAACAGGCGCGCAAGGCGGGCCTGCCGGTCGACTCAGACTTCTCGGTCTTTTATCGCGACTTTGAATGGATGGGGCTGCAGCGCCACCTCAAAGTGCTCGGTATTTTTGCGCGTCTGTTTTACCGCGACGGCAAGGCTGACTATCTGGCTGAACTGCCCACCGTCATGGGCTATGTCCGGCCGGTGGCTGCGCGCTACCGCGAGTTCACCCCTCTGCTGCGTCTTCTCGACCGCCTCCAGGGTCTGGCCGTGCAGACGGCTTACACGTTTTGA